Proteins from a single region of Fodinibius sp. Rm-B-1B1-1:
- a CDS encoding sensor histidine kinase produces the protein MKLSTKLIGSFVIVVLFIGGIGLVSSYLNDIVKDQATAESNKAIQEITVAGELELQLFRSLTRTQYLLEDSYRETLSMNYDRSSTEKEVQIAEINKALEGFEDGLDELRGLIKTSPPDIFANSLDTNGIINLIDKIEQRYQNYAALLSQFQVMGSENYEDRKEFFTVTIEPYFRTNLLPLIERFRNHIQDSHQQKITQLSVHLDRINNILIGGTVVALLIAIVLVFYIYRSIANPISKIAAAAESFGKGNMDSRIDYDSNDELGQLSNTFDRMAENLSKTTVSRDYVDSIVEAMADLLIVTDEDFRILRANSSVLQMLNCDESELLGKSIQSIFQEIPGEICNEHTDVHGKTYAGEIATNGEQVIPVSISRGTIEDKSGNIEGHVFVASDITAQKKAQQKISESLREKEVLLAEIHHRVKNNLAVISGLLQMQMWESEDNSAQRALQESHLRVQSIALVHEKLYQSESLSYVEFDRYVSDLLDAIGEVYSTDYADIEIQSQIKGITLNINQAIPSALLINELVINAFKYAFDEGEDGIIKVLVEQEDSDIMIQVSDNGKGFGDKEKDIESLGLDLVKTLVAQLDGDLNYSSNNGAHIEAFFTAEQQRGV, from the coding sequence ATGAAACTAAGTACCAAGCTGATAGGTAGTTTTGTAATTGTTGTCCTATTTATAGGTGGTATTGGGTTGGTATCTTCTTATTTGAATGATATAGTCAAGGATCAAGCAACAGCTGAAAGCAATAAAGCTATTCAGGAAATTACAGTAGCTGGAGAGCTGGAATTACAATTATTTCGAAGTTTGACGAGAACCCAGTATTTATTAGAAGATAGTTACCGCGAAACTCTTTCAATGAATTATGACCGGAGCAGCACTGAGAAAGAAGTACAGATTGCGGAGATTAATAAAGCTCTTGAAGGGTTTGAAGATGGTTTGGATGAGCTGCGAGGGCTTATTAAAACAAGTCCACCAGATATTTTTGCAAATTCTTTAGATACCAATGGTATCATTAATTTGATAGATAAGATAGAGCAAAGGTATCAAAATTATGCCGCTCTGTTAAGTCAATTCCAAGTCATGGGTTCTGAAAATTATGAAGATCGCAAAGAGTTTTTTACGGTCACTATTGAGCCCTATTTTCGCACTAATTTACTTCCTCTGATCGAGCGGTTTAGAAATCATATCCAGGATAGTCATCAGCAAAAAATAACCCAGTTGAGTGTTCATCTTGATCGGATTAATAATATACTCATTGGGGGGACTGTAGTTGCCCTTTTAATTGCTATTGTACTTGTATTTTATATTTATCGTTCGATTGCAAATCCCATTTCCAAAATAGCTGCGGCTGCCGAGAGTTTTGGAAAAGGCAATATGGATAGCAGAATTGATTATGATTCGAATGATGAATTAGGTCAGCTTAGTAATACCTTTGACCGGATGGCTGAGAATTTGAGTAAAACGACAGTATCGCGGGATTATGTGGATAGCATTGTTGAGGCAATGGCTGATTTGCTGATTGTAACGGATGAAGATTTTCGCATTCTGCGAGCTAATTCTTCGGTCTTGCAAATGCTTAATTGTGATGAGAGTGAACTGTTGGGCAAGTCAATTCAATCGATATTTCAAGAAATTCCCGGGGAGATATGTAATGAGCATACCGATGTACACGGCAAGACATACGCAGGGGAAATAGCTACTAATGGAGAACAAGTCATTCCTGTAAGTATCTCAAGAGGTACTATAGAAGATAAAAGTGGTAATATTGAAGGGCATGTTTTTGTGGCAAGTGATATTACGGCCCAAAAGAAAGCCCAGCAGAAAATTTCGGAATCGTTGCGTGAAAAAGAAGTGTTATTGGCCGAAATACATCACAGGGTGAAAAATAATTTGGCTGTTATATCAGGTTTATTACAGATGCAGATGTGGGAATCGGAAGATAATAGTGCACAGAGAGCCCTGCAGGAAAGTCATCTTCGGGTACAAAGTATTGCCTTGGTTCATGAAAAGTTATACCAGTCAGAGTCGTTATCATATGTAGAATTCGACCGTTATGTATCTGACTTGTTGGATGCAATCGGGGAAGTATATTCAACCGACTATGCTGATATTGAAATCCAATCACAAATAAAAGGTATTACACTTAATATCAATCAAGCAATACCGTCGGCACTTTTGATTAATGAATTGGTTATTAATGCTTTTAAATATGCATTTGATGAGGGAGAGGATGGTATTATAAAAGTATTGGTCGAACAAGAAGACAGCGATATTATGATACAAGTGAGTGATAATGGAAAAGGATTTGGTGATAAAGAAAAAGATATCGAATCGTTAGGCTTAGACCTTGTAAAAACGTTGGTAGCCCAATTAGATGGGGACTTAAATTATTCAAGTAATAATGGAGCACATATTGAGGCCTTTTTTACTGCTGAGCAACAACGTGGAGTCTGA
- a CDS encoding alpha-ketoacid dehydrogenase subunit alpha/beta, which translates to MSTEKKEMPEVISSIDWKWLAKLMLTSRAMDDKEENELVPNKDVLYQFSARGHELGQILLGSQLTHQHDAASAYYRSRPLMLSLGLSLEDAMAAPMGKSGGYSDGRDIGVVCNKPGLDGPTVLPMAGDVGSQYTPAIGWAQGIQYHQNELEEGEYDRAISVVLGGEGSVATNGFWSALTIATTQDLPVLFYVEDNGYGISVPGEFQTPGGNIANNLYSFKNIRIFDGDGTDPVEAADLINQSVNYVRDRKGPALIHLTMPRLNGHSYQDNQAYKPEELIQEEQQNDPLDSLKSFLVPDRFSDDDWNEFKDNAEQDIEEASEAALSRPAPDATTTKRYAFAEKKEDGSLDTQLVGGLAPSKHTFPESSEAPEPEKQRINIVEAIRRTLDYELETNPKVMVFGEDVGAKGGVHAATMGLQTKYGDERVFDTSLSEEGIIGRSVGLAYSGLMPVAEIQFRKYADPATEQLNNCGTIRWRTANQFAAPIVVRMPGGFAKCGDPWHSLSNEVFFAHAVGWQIVMPSNAQDAVGLLRSAMRSNNPTVFFEHRNLLDAKYARKPYPGDHYVVPIGKANMLQEGEDLTIVTWGAMCEQVENAVSKMDVSADIIDLRSIMPWDKQAVLESVRQTNRCLIVHEDTQTAGFGAEISAVLSQEAFKYLDAPIERLTMPDIPVPYNVGLMDSVLPTSDKIIDKIESLVAF; encoded by the coding sequence ATGTCCACCGAGAAAAAAGAAATGCCCGAAGTAATTTCATCCATTGATTGGAAGTGGCTGGCTAAACTCATGCTTACCTCCCGGGCTATGGATGATAAAGAGGAAAACGAGTTAGTTCCGAATAAAGATGTCTTGTACCAGTTTTCGGCACGGGGACATGAGCTCGGTCAAATATTATTAGGATCGCAATTAACACATCAACACGATGCGGCCAGTGCCTATTATCGATCACGACCACTTATGCTTTCATTGGGATTAAGTTTAGAAGATGCCATGGCTGCTCCCATGGGTAAGTCCGGGGGATATAGCGATGGCCGCGATATTGGAGTAGTGTGCAATAAACCGGGTCTCGATGGTCCAACCGTATTGCCAATGGCCGGTGACGTGGGATCGCAATATACTCCAGCTATCGGATGGGCGCAGGGCATCCAATATCATCAAAATGAGCTTGAGGAAGGAGAGTATGACCGGGCGATCTCAGTTGTATTGGGGGGCGAAGGTTCGGTAGCGACTAATGGATTCTGGTCGGCATTGACGATTGCCACAACCCAGGATTTACCCGTACTATTTTATGTTGAAGATAATGGGTACGGTATTTCTGTGCCGGGAGAATTTCAGACCCCGGGAGGAAATATTGCTAATAATCTGTACTCCTTTAAAAATATTCGCATTTTTGATGGAGATGGAACCGACCCGGTTGAGGCTGCTGATCTTATTAATCAGTCTGTAAATTATGTTCGTGACCGAAAGGGACCAGCATTGATACATCTCACTATGCCTCGGTTAAACGGGCACTCTTATCAGGATAATCAAGCCTATAAACCGGAGGAGTTGATTCAAGAGGAGCAGCAAAATGATCCGCTCGATTCACTTAAATCATTTTTGGTGCCTGACCGGTTTTCGGATGATGACTGGAATGAGTTTAAAGATAACGCTGAACAGGATATTGAAGAAGCTAGTGAAGCAGCGTTATCTCGTCCTGCGCCTGATGCTACAACGACAAAACGATACGCTTTTGCTGAAAAAAAGGAGGATGGCAGCTTAGACACACAACTGGTAGGTGGGTTAGCGCCTTCGAAGCATACCTTTCCGGAAAGTTCAGAAGCGCCTGAACCCGAAAAGCAACGTATTAATATTGTTGAAGCTATTCGCAGGACGCTGGACTACGAACTCGAAACCAATCCAAAGGTGATGGTTTTTGGTGAAGATGTGGGGGCCAAGGGAGGAGTTCATGCCGCAACGATGGGACTACAAACAAAGTATGGTGATGAGCGTGTTTTCGATACCAGTTTATCGGAAGAGGGAATTATAGGTCGTTCTGTGGGACTTGCGTATTCAGGACTCATGCCGGTAGCTGAAATTCAGTTTCGCAAGTATGCTGATCCTGCAACGGAACAGCTAAATAATTGTGGTACAATTCGCTGGCGCACAGCCAATCAATTTGCTGCGCCAATCGTGGTACGCATGCCCGGCGGATTTGCCAAGTGTGGAGATCCTTGGCACAGTCTCAGTAACGAGGTGTTTTTTGCTCATGCTGTAGGTTGGCAAATTGTAATGCCCAGCAATGCCCAAGATGCTGTTGGGTTACTCCGGTCTGCTATGCGTAGCAACAATCCAACCGTTTTCTTTGAACATCGCAATTTACTTGATGCGAAGTATGCACGTAAACCGTATCCCGGGGATCATTATGTAGTTCCTATTGGCAAAGCGAACATGCTACAAGAAGGAGAGGATCTTACTATTGTTACTTGGGGTGCAATGTGCGAGCAGGTAGAAAATGCTGTTAGCAAGATGGATGTATCAGCTGATATAATTGATTTAAGATCAATTATGCCGTGGGATAAACAAGCGGTGCTTGAATCCGTCCGACAAACAAATCGTTGTTTGATTGTGCATGAAGATACCCAAACGGCTGGATTTGGTGCCGAAATAAGTGCGGTGCTTTCACAAGAAGCATTTAAGTATTTAGACGCACCCATTGAACGATTAACTATGCCCGATATCCCTGTTCCATATAACGTTGGATTGATGGATTCGGTATTACCTACCTCTGATAAAATTATTGATAAAATAGAATCACTGGTGGCATTTTAA
- the hisC gene encoding histidinol-phosphate transaminase yields MADSNQRPLVPFNIRDLSPYVAGKTIAEVEKEYQPPQISKLASNENRLGCSSNVKHEVVKAMQEIQDYPDPIARQLRDVLADLNNVNPENIMIAAGSESVIANLCRTFFLNNEETITADATFVGFFVQANIRGVSVKKVPVTEDYRFDLDAMAEAITNRTKMVYIANPNNPTGTYITDSEFERFMRKVPDDVLVIMDEAYFEYAKEVSDYPHSLDYGYDNVITLRTFSKAYGLAGFRIGYAIASEDIIANMMKTKLTFEPTTPAQAAALAALGDQRFLKKSKDVVEKGKKRLYKFFEKHHVDYVPSISNSVLMVLSTEKQATDFTQAMLQEGVILRQTNAFGLPNCVRITVGRKKEMEHFEHSFEKVKNSLEF; encoded by the coding sequence ATGGCTGATTCGAACCAACGTCCCTTGGTGCCGTTTAATATTCGAGATTTATCTCCATATGTGGCAGGTAAAACAATTGCCGAGGTGGAAAAAGAGTATCAGCCACCGCAAATATCAAAGTTAGCTTCTAATGAAAATCGATTAGGATGCAGCTCAAATGTTAAGCACGAAGTGGTGAAGGCAATGCAGGAGATTCAGGATTATCCCGATCCTATAGCTCGTCAGCTGCGAGATGTATTGGCCGATTTAAATAACGTTAATCCTGAAAATATAATGATTGCGGCTGGATCTGAGAGCGTTATTGCCAATTTATGTCGTACCTTTTTTCTAAATAATGAAGAAACCATAACTGCCGACGCTACGTTCGTCGGTTTTTTTGTTCAAGCAAATATTCGGGGGGTCTCGGTAAAGAAAGTACCGGTCACCGAAGATTATCGGTTTGATTTGGATGCGATGGCCGAAGCGATTACGAATCGTACCAAGATGGTATATATTGCCAATCCCAATAATCCAACGGGAACGTATATTACGGATTCGGAATTTGAACGATTTATGCGAAAAGTGCCTGATGATGTATTGGTAATTATGGATGAGGCCTATTTTGAATATGCTAAAGAAGTGTCCGACTATCCTCATTCGTTAGACTATGGCTATGACAATGTGATAACGCTACGTACCTTCTCGAAGGCTTATGGGCTGGCGGGTTTTCGGATTGGTTATGCTATTGCTTCCGAAGATATTATTGCCAATATGATGAAAACGAAACTTACCTTTGAGCCAACAACTCCAGCTCAAGCAGCGGCTTTGGCGGCCTTGGGCGATCAGCGTTTTCTCAAGAAAAGCAAGGATGTGGTTGAAAAAGGTAAGAAACGCCTCTACAAATTTTTTGAGAAGCACCATGTTGATTATGTGCCGTCTATTTCGAATTCTGTGTTGATGGTTTTATCCACCGAAAAGCAAGCTACGGATTTTACACAGGCTATGCTCCAAGAAGGAGTGATCTTGCGACAGACAAACGCTTTTGGGTTGCCAAATTGTGTTCGGATCACAGTCGGGCGTAAAAAGGAGATGGAGCATTTTGAACATAGTTTTGAGAAGGTAAAGAATTCACTGGAATTTTAA